The following coding sequences are from one Leptospira mayottensis 200901116 window:
- a CDS encoding apolipoprotein N-acyltransferase, with translation MDNLHNRFQKFQKTIWFNIFCYFWTGFFSFLAFAPVSLTHFVWIAPFGFFWLSLKYHGKYKKLFYQGLIVGIVFYTISFHWIVHMSITFGNFPYVVAVLILLFAGALFSLKFPIFMMSFSFLSGKIGRHSVWVAGFCGLLSELVGPQLFPWYWGNLAAGNIILAQNVEITGVYGISFLVFVVSYTLFQSNPWYWKEILHSKEKRKQYFRFVSLPVLLLLSFIVSGFALYKKWENVKPVKSLSVLIVQPDAPLSFRDGREVKESIEALMVRIEKLTDEGVKKMGKKPDLIVLPEAGVPFFSAHKTEVNTKVRRMYWDRFDSLMFLLANRYKANVFFNEIDAGFKGVPSTRNLRYYNNNVLYDPNGDRRDSYQKKFLLMFGEYMPFDFLYELSQQTGRFEPGPTHNLIRYYTPTDKEKSPKGLHLGWHDTENLNHEAVRSYYESAKTEVQESGKFLPLICYEVILPEFVREFRNSGNPEFIVNLTNDKWYGTTTESDQHMELGRLRSIELRRWMVRSTNSGISANIDHLGRFVGNKKTGLMTAESLSETIDVIDSPPTFYTQYGNLIPWLMLFLTGLYYLNLLIGIRRKKSPPN, from the coding sequence ATGGATAATTTACACAATCGTTTTCAGAAGTTCCAGAAAACAATCTGGTTCAACATATTCTGTTATTTTTGGACCGGCTTTTTTTCTTTCTTAGCATTTGCTCCAGTTTCTCTGACTCATTTCGTATGGATTGCGCCTTTCGGTTTTTTCTGGTTGAGTTTGAAATACCATGGAAAGTATAAAAAATTATTTTACCAAGGGCTTATCGTTGGAATCGTTTTTTACACGATCTCTTTTCATTGGATTGTTCACATGTCGATCACCTTCGGAAATTTTCCGTATGTGGTTGCAGTTCTTATTCTTCTGTTTGCCGGTGCTTTATTTAGTTTAAAGTTTCCGATTTTTATGATGAGTTTTTCTTTTCTTTCGGGAAAAATCGGTCGTCATTCTGTTTGGGTCGCGGGTTTTTGCGGACTTTTATCCGAGTTGGTGGGACCTCAGTTATTTCCTTGGTATTGGGGAAATCTTGCAGCCGGAAATATTATCCTCGCACAGAACGTGGAGATCACCGGAGTTTATGGAATCAGTTTCTTAGTATTTGTTGTTTCTTACACTCTTTTTCAATCCAATCCTTGGTATTGGAAGGAAATCCTTCATTCAAAGGAAAAAAGAAAACAATATTTTCGTTTCGTCTCGTTACCCGTTCTTTTACTTTTGAGCTTTATCGTTTCAGGCTTTGCCCTTTATAAGAAATGGGAGAATGTAAAGCCCGTTAAATCCTTAAGTGTGTTGATCGTTCAACCGGATGCTCCATTGAGTTTCAGGGATGGAAGGGAAGTTAAAGAGTCGATTGAAGCCCTTATGGTTCGGATCGAAAAGCTGACCGATGAAGGCGTCAAAAAAATGGGAAAAAAACCGGATCTTATTGTTCTTCCCGAAGCGGGAGTTCCATTTTTCTCGGCTCACAAAACGGAAGTAAATACGAAGGTTCGAAGAATGTATTGGGATCGATTTGATTCTTTGATGTTTTTACTTGCTAATCGATACAAGGCCAATGTATTTTTTAACGAAATTGACGCCGGATTTAAAGGGGTCCCTAGTACTCGCAATTTAAGATATTATAATAATAATGTATTATATGATCCGAATGGGGATCGTAGAGACTCTTATCAAAAGAAATTTCTTTTGATGTTCGGAGAATATATGCCTTTCGATTTTCTCTATGAACTCAGTCAGCAAACTGGAAGATTTGAACCGGGCCCGACCCATAACCTAATTCGCTATTATACTCCCACTGATAAAGAAAAATCGCCGAAGGGATTGCATTTGGGTTGGCATGATACGGAAAATTTGAATCATGAGGCGGTTCGTTCTTATTACGAGTCGGCAAAAACGGAAGTTCAGGAGTCTGGAAAGTTTCTTCCTTTGATTTGTTACGAAGTGATTCTTCCTGAGTTTGTAAGAGAATTTAGAAACTCAGGTAATCCGGAATTTATTGTAAATCTTACAAACGATAAATGGTATGGAACAACGACCGAAAGTGATCAACACATGGAACTTGGAAGATTGCGTTCGATCGAACTTCGAAGATGGATGGTGCGTTCTACGAATTCGGGAATTTCCGCAAACATAGACCATCTCGGGAGATTTGTAGGAAATAAAAAAACAGGATTGATGACGGCGGAATCGCTTTCTGAAACGATAGACGTAATTGATTCTCCACCTACATTTTATACACAGTACGGAAATCTAATTCCTTGGTTGATGCTTTTTTTAACGGGACTTTATTATCTCAATCTTTTGATCGGAATTCGAAGGAAAAAAAGTCCGCCTAATTAA
- a CDS encoding esterase/lipase family protein: protein MRIVFYAVILFYSISVFSRDNNAERNYKSNECVVLIHGFLRSSSHLKKIGDYFLKYGYSVHYVDYISRVNQIAEISDIYVLPVIQSNCGNHDKIHFVTHSAGGVVVRYFLGKHHLKNLGKVVMLAPPNRGSEVADFLSQFSLINYLLGPMLKELGTNKMSFVTSLGLPNFEYGVIMGNSTLDPISSMIIPGDDDGRVSVDKSKLANMKDFLLVDKTHTFLMDSMEVQEASLNFIQTGKFLKSE, encoded by the coding sequence ATGAGAATCGTTTTTTACGCAGTGATCCTGTTTTACTCGATAAGCGTTTTTAGTAGGGACAATAACGCCGAACGTAATTATAAATCGAATGAATGTGTCGTATTGATTCATGGATTTTTAAGATCATCGTCTCATTTGAAGAAAATAGGGGATTATTTCTTAAAATACGGTTATTCAGTTCATTATGTTGACTATATTTCTCGGGTAAATCAGATTGCGGAAATTTCAGATATTTATGTTTTACCAGTAATCCAATCGAATTGTGGTAATCATGATAAAATTCATTTTGTTACTCATTCGGCCGGTGGAGTGGTAGTTAGATACTTTTTAGGAAAACACCATTTAAAAAATCTCGGAAAAGTAGTGATGTTGGCTCCTCCCAATAGAGGCAGTGAGGTTGCGGATTTTCTTTCACAATTCTCACTCATTAACTATTTACTAGGTCCAATGCTAAAAGAATTAGGAACTAATAAAATGAGTTTTGTAACTTCTCTTGGACTTCCGAATTTTGAATATGGTGTAATCATGGGAAACTCAACGTTAGATCCGATTTCTTCCATGATTATACCAGGCGATGACGACGGTAGGGTCTCGGTTGATAAGAGTAAGTTGGCAAATATGAAGGACTTTCTTTTAGTCGATAAAACGCATACTTTTCTAATGGATTCTATGGAAGTACAGGAAGCCTCTTTAAATTTTATTCAGACAGGTAAGTTTTTAAAATCCGAGTAA
- a CDS encoding LIC_13246 family protein, with amino-acid sequence MKDTIDPNRGKWMKLISRKNNFRKIVSTLNDFYIPKIPFSKLAEGQKMRIRLAQKKVKKFEVFLKKVSGYEFIIFLQIENQFESWIHVDGIQEEKDRFLKEGKNDHPIFEHISISDLYENNCVFANAEETKILNLKDSA; translated from the coding sequence ATGAAAGATACAATCGATCCAAATCGAGGAAAATGGATGAAGTTGATTTCAAGAAAAAATAACTTTCGAAAAATAGTCTCAACATTAAACGACTTCTACATTCCGAAAATTCCCTTTTCAAAGCTGGCCGAGGGTCAAAAGATGAGAATCAGACTTGCTCAAAAAAAAGTTAAAAAATTCGAAGTCTTTCTCAAAAAGGTAAGCGGCTATGAATTTATAATCTTCCTACAAATAGAAAATCAATTCGAATCCTGGATACACGTGGACGGCATTCAGGAAGAAAAGGACCGATTTTTAAAGGAAGGGAAAAACGATCATCCGATTTTCGAACACATTAGCATTTCCGATCTTTACGAAAATAACTGTGTTTTTGCAAACGCAGAAGAAACGAAAATTCTGAATCTGAAAGATTCTGCTTGA
- a CDS encoding 4Fe-4S dicluster domain-containing protein, producing MNRKDFFKKGLAKIFDFAQENAADLVSGFQEIVSKETSTHQPAPKKTKPKNIKKKTEFLLPQQIKPNRKRKIRNVQTPPGALSEIEFLKKCTGCGDCIYACPYSVLFPVFDEATEKHIPRMDVNLNACMLCKDWPCINACKDEALIPFASNPKFGQAKGFFDFCINFKTGESTCSNCKDSCPVEGVVNFKGNKPSFSKNCTGCGQCVSACPTFPKAIRVEQHI from the coding sequence TTGAACCGAAAAGATTTTTTTAAAAAAGGTCTTGCGAAGATATTCGACTTCGCCCAGGAAAATGCGGCAGACCTCGTTTCCGGATTTCAAGAAATCGTTTCGAAAGAAACTTCCACTCACCAACCCGCTCCTAAAAAAACAAAGCCAAAAAATATCAAAAAAAAAACGGAGTTTCTTCTTCCCCAACAAATCAAACCAAATAGAAAAAGAAAGATTCGAAACGTCCAAACTCCCCCCGGTGCGTTATCTGAAATCGAATTCCTTAAAAAATGCACGGGCTGTGGAGATTGTATCTACGCTTGTCCCTACAGCGTTTTGTTTCCGGTCTTCGACGAGGCCACGGAAAAACATATTCCTCGAATGGATGTAAATCTCAACGCTTGTATGCTTTGCAAAGACTGGCCTTGTATCAACGCGTGTAAGGACGAAGCATTGATCCCCTTCGCATCGAACCCTAAATTCGGCCAAGCAAAAGGATTTTTCGACTTCTGCATTAACTTTAAAACTGGAGAATCCACTTGTTCCAATTGTAAGGACAGTTGTCCCGTGGAAGGAGTCGTCAACTTTAAAGGAAATAAACCTTCTTTCTCAAAAAACTGCACGGGTTGCGGTCAGTGCGTTAGTGCTTGCCCTACGTTTCCGAAAGCGATTCGAGTCGAACAACATATATAA
- the murA gene encoding UDP-N-acetylglucosamine 1-carboxyvinyltransferase — MRSSYFKIVGKTPLHGTVIPQGNKNEALPLLGAVCMVPGAVRISNIPVISDVLMLMEVLRHLGMEIIEEEPGTYTFKHDGNLKNQLPEELCSRIRGAVTLAGPILAITGRVFLPKPGGDKIGRRRLDTHLLALQALGANIEVFPDGYEIKADQLKGADILMDEASVTGTENAVMAAVLAEGVTILRHAASEPHVQRLCHFLNSAGAKISGIGSNILTIEGVTSLKPPAKEHKIGSDYLEVGSFISLAAVTGGELMIRDVELEDIRMIRMVYSRLGIEVRPHENGILVPSDQKMEIIPDYHGATPKIDDSPWPGFPADMTSVALVTATQCKGTVLIHEKMFESRLFFVDNIIAMGAQIILCDPHRALVIGHSRLYGQKVASPDIRAGMAMIIAALCAEGTSYIHNIGQIDRGFENIDTRLRALGARIERVNAD, encoded by the coding sequence ATGAGATCTTCGTATTTCAAGATCGTTGGAAAAACCCCTCTTCATGGAACAGTAATTCCACAGGGAAATAAAAATGAAGCCTTACCATTACTCGGTGCAGTTTGTATGGTTCCGGGAGCTGTTCGTATTAGCAACATTCCGGTTATCTCGGACGTACTTATGCTTATGGAAGTTCTTCGTCACCTAGGTATGGAAATCATCGAAGAAGAACCCGGAACTTATACTTTCAAACATGACGGTAATCTTAAGAATCAACTCCCCGAGGAGCTTTGTTCCCGCATTCGTGGCGCCGTCACTTTAGCGGGTCCGATCCTTGCAATTACGGGAAGAGTTTTCTTACCGAAGCCCGGAGGAGATAAAATAGGAAGAAGAAGATTAGATACTCACCTTCTCGCGTTACAAGCGCTAGGTGCCAATATAGAAGTTTTCCCGGACGGTTACGAAATCAAGGCCGACCAATTAAAGGGAGCGGATATTCTAATGGACGAGGCTTCCGTGACTGGGACGGAAAACGCAGTAATGGCAGCAGTCCTTGCAGAAGGAGTCACGATCCTTCGACACGCAGCGAGCGAACCTCATGTGCAAAGACTTTGTCATTTTTTAAACTCTGCGGGAGCAAAAATTTCCGGAATCGGTTCAAATATTCTTACAATCGAAGGAGTAACCTCTTTAAAACCTCCCGCAAAAGAACACAAAATAGGATCAGATTATCTTGAAGTCGGCTCGTTTATCAGTTTGGCCGCCGTCACGGGCGGAGAACTAATGATTCGAGATGTGGAACTAGAAGACATTCGTATGATTCGAATGGTTTATTCCCGGCTTGGAATAGAGGTACGCCCACATGAAAACGGAATCCTGGTACCTTCGGATCAGAAGATGGAAATCATCCCGGATTATCACGGAGCTACACCGAAGATAGACGATTCTCCCTGGCCGGGTTTCCCCGCGGATATGACCTCGGTTGCTCTTGTAACTGCAACTCAATGCAAAGGAACAGTTTTGATCCATGAGAAAATGTTTGAGTCAAGACTCTTCTTCGTAGATAATATTATCGCAATGGGAGCTCAAATCATTCTCTGCGATCCTCATAGAGCCCTTGTTATCGGACATTCTAGATTGTATGGACAAAAAGTGGCCAGCCCCGACATACGCGCCGGGATGGCGATGATCATTGCCGCTCTTTGTGCGGAAGGAACGAGTTACATCCATAACATAGGTCAGATCGATCGAGGTTTTGAAAACATAGACACACGTTTAAGAGCCTTAGGTGCAAGAATCGAAAGAGTAAATGCAGATTGA